One Leptospira bouyouniensis DNA window includes the following coding sequences:
- the mnmA gene encoding tRNA 2-thiouridine(34) synthase MnmA, translating to MKDKEKIIVAMSGGVDSAVAAGLLMEAGYDVIGVNLRTWEYEAPACDTTKKSCCSPEDIRDARDVGLSLNIPFYVIKMEKVFGERVIDRFISDYKDGRTPNPCVECNTFVKFGALFEQAKKLGIDKIATGHYARVIEVDGRYAIRNAVDMKKNQAYYLYGLSQDNIKNTVFPLGEMDKSQVREIAKRMGLPVAEKPESQEICFIPENDYRSFLKKKGMEFTPGFFKLASGQIIGKHQGKEGFTIGQRKGLGIAWKNPLYVLSIEDDGTVILGEEEETVSESFVLEEITYQGLAPLSLNQSMVMKVQIRYRSAPVLCQVTSLGDNWKVTFLEDVKSVTPGQSATFYPANGDYLLAGGIIQKGSITRKVKPNVEVSRESVPI from the coding sequence GTGAAAGATAAAGAAAAAATCATAGTGGCGATGAGTGGTGGAGTGGACAGCGCAGTTGCGGCAGGCCTCCTCATGGAAGCAGGATACGATGTCATTGGTGTAAACCTTAGAACTTGGGAATACGAAGCTCCTGCTTGTGATACCACTAAAAAATCCTGTTGTTCACCTGAAGATATCCGAGATGCCCGTGATGTAGGCCTCTCACTTAACATTCCTTTTTATGTGATCAAAATGGAAAAGGTATTTGGGGAACGAGTGATCGATCGTTTTATCAGCGATTATAAAGATGGAAGGACCCCAAACCCTTGTGTGGAATGTAACACCTTTGTAAAGTTTGGTGCTCTTTTTGAGCAGGCTAAAAAATTAGGAATTGATAAAATTGCCACAGGTCATTATGCACGTGTCATCGAAGTGGATGGTCGCTATGCAATTCGTAATGCCGTCGACATGAAAAAAAATCAAGCGTACTATTTGTACGGACTAAGCCAAGACAATATCAAAAATACAGTTTTTCCTTTGGGTGAGATGGACAAATCCCAAGTAAGAGAGATTGCGAAACGAATGGGTTTACCCGTTGCTGAAAAACCGGAATCGCAAGAGATATGTTTTATCCCAGAAAATGATTATAGATCGTTTCTCAAAAAGAAAGGTATGGAATTCACACCTGGTTTTTTTAAATTGGCTTCCGGTCAAATCATCGGCAAACACCAAGGAAAAGAAGGATTTACGATCGGACAAAGGAAGGGTCTCGGCATTGCTTGGAAAAATCCATTGTATGTCCTCTCCATTGAGGATGATGGAACGGTCATTCTTGGGGAAGAAGAAGAAACTGTTTCTGAGTCTTTTGTATTGGAAGAAATTACTTACCAAGGTTTGGCGCCCCTCAGTCTGAACCAATCCATGGTGATGAAAGTCCAAATCCGTTACCGAAGTGCACCTGTTCTTTGTCAGGTGACCTCTCTTGGAGACAATTGGAAGGTTACATTTTTAGAAGACGTAAAAAGTGTGACACCTGGCCAATCCGCAACTTTTTACCCGGCAAACGGAGATTATTTGTTAGCTGGTGGAATCATTCAAAAAGGATCCATCACTCGTAAAGTTAAACCAAACGTGGAAGTTTCAAGGGAGAGTGTTCCCATTTGA